One Ostrea edulis chromosome 6, xbOstEdul1.1, whole genome shotgun sequence genomic window, AATAGAAGAGATTGACAGTCAAGAAAGATAACTTTTCAATCTCAACAtactctggaaaaaaaattgatgctTCTTAAAACACCCAGGTTGAAAAACAACCATTTTTAAAAGAGAATATCTTGATAGGTATGAATAGCTCAATTCCATGTTCATGTATCAGGAACATTCATCCCCattttatccccccccctcccctgtcTGTGGACAAATTAAAGAGTGagcaaattaaaaatttctggaCAATTATTCATATCTCTTCCTGTGTCTGGGTGAAATTAATATGGGATCAAACCATTTGCATGTGTAGAAAGAAAGGGAAAATACCGGACAAAAAATACTgttatatctgtatatatagtCGGGTGGTTTTTTTCATTCTTTGAAATAACCCTAAAAATATGTTACACAAACACATGTACCAGCTCCTTCATTGATCATCTCATTCAATGTCATTGTGAGATGATAATCATCTCACTCAAGGCCATTGTGAGATACTGATCATCTCACTCAAGGTCACTGCAAGATAATGATCATCTCACCAAGAATCTAACCAGTACTACCCGTTGTCTGCATTCTGAAGAAAACATTGGTACAAATTTCTACTTACAGCTGCTAACAGTCCTGTAGGTCCATTGTAATTGTCAACCCACCcctgaaaaacaaaaaatagaCATACTCGTACTCCTTCCACAATACACCCAGGTACTTCATTCACTTCTAATTGTGCTAAATCCCTATCAAACTGTAAGCACTAAGTATTGTACACACTGGATACAATACATTTACTGcatttcaaacaagaggcccatgggccacatcactctcctgagtcaccttggtccatatcacaagactttctatatatatttgcatgtaaaaccttagtccttattatggccccaacctacccctggaggccatagtttttgcaaacttaaatctacactatgtcagaaagctttcatgtacctGTGAACTTCTTtcgctcaatggttcttgagaagaagatatttaaagatttttcctatatatttgtatgtaaaactttgatcctcccttgtagccccatcctacccccaggagccatgatttgaacaaacttgaatctgcactatatcagaaagctttcatgtaaatatcagcttttctggctcagtggttcttgagaagaagatttttaaagatttttcctacatatttgtatgtaatactttgatcccctatcgtggccccatcctaccacagggggccatgatttgaacaaacttaactctgctctatgttaggaagcttttcatgtaaatatcagcttttctagtTTGTCCTAACAGGTAAATAACGGTACTTCACACCGCGGCGGTGTAAATCTGCCCCGCGATGAAATTCCGCGGAGGGATAGCGCGGGAAGGATTAACATACCGCGGGGGGAGCGCGGTCTAATAAGGAATCCGCGATGGTCgtactgtatatttgtatgtaatactttgatcccctattgtgggggcatctgacccccggggaccaggattttaacaatttagaatctgcactatatcaggaagctttcatataaatctcagcttttctggctcagtggttcttgagaagaagatttttaaagatttttcctatatatttgtatgtaaaactttgatcccctattgtggccccatccaacctccgggggccaggattttaacaatttaaaatctgcactatatcaggaagctttcatataaatctcagcttttctggctcagtggttcttgagaagaagatttttaaagatttttcctatatatttgtatgtaaaactttgatcccctaatgtggccccatccgacccccggggggcatgattttaacaatttagaatctgcactacctaataaagcttatctataaatttcatcttttctggcccagtggttcttgagaagaagattttttaatgaccctaccctatttttaccttttctcccctaatctccccttggaaggtggcctggccctttattttaacaatttagaattccctttacctaaggatgctttgtgccaactttggttgaaattggccctgtggttttcgagaagaagtcaaaaatgttaaaagtttacagacggacggatgccggaatacgggtgatcagaaaagctcacttgagcttttagctcaggtgagctaaaaatgtattGCAAAATGGAATTGTGCTTAAAAATCATCTGAGTGCAAACAAACAAGCCACATCAATTTCCAGAACCTTCAAACATCCAGTTTAACTTACCGGAACTGGTTCTTGCCAAGAAGCCCCCACAATAGTGGGTCTAAAAATAACCAAAGGTAGTTGGTCCTTGTTTTGGTACAGTAAGTATTCTGCGATGGCTTTGGTATATGTGTAGGTATTTGGTCTGTCTCCTATCATCTTTGGTGTTAGAGTGTTCAAAACATCCCCATCCATCCACCTGTAACAGACAACATCACCGTCAATCAAGTCTAGCATGTCTACCAGACACATCACCGTCAATCAAGTCTACCAGACACATCACTGTCAATCAGTCAATCATGTCTACCAGACACATCACTGTCAATCAAGTCAAGCATGTCTACCAGACACATCACTGTCAATCATGTCAAGCATGTCTACCAGACAAATCACTGTCAATCAAGTCAAGCATGTCTACCAGACAAATCACTGTCAATCAAGTCAAGCATGTCTACCAGACACATCACTGTCAATCAAGTCAAGCATGTCTACCAGACACATCACTGTCAATGAAGTCAAGCATGTCTACCAGACACATCACTGTCAATGAAGTAAAGCATGTCTACCAGACACATCACTGTCAATCAGTCAAGCATGTCTACCAGACACATCACTGTCAATCAGTCAAGCATGTCTACCAGACAAATCACTGTCAATCAGTCAAGCATGTCTACCAGACAAATCACTGTCAGGTGAAAATAAGCATGTTGTCGCTGCGATGCAGATGTGAAAGCGCATAAAAAGGAAAGTGCTTACTGATTTCACATcaaatatgatagatataataGATTACATATTAATTTATTGCTATTTGTTTTTGACACATTCTTGAATTGACTATTATAACTCGTCGGCATTTCATTGTAGATTTTCAGCATGGAaaaaaaatgacgtcacaatcgcATTCGTTTACAAACTGCGCAGGGTTTCCCTAAAGTGACGGAGTTAGGGACTTTATGCATTTTGACATTCACCTTTTAGAATCAATTATTAAAGATATGATTTGATTTTCCCTCTTTTTATAGTACCCACTGATTTGTAAcctaaactttgaaaattttaggggggaggggttcccccccgccccccccctccccccccgccccccccccctccccccccctaaatccgccaGTGCCAAGGTTCTCTGGAATACTTACTCACAGGCATCCAGTAATTTATGAGGAGCTAGTGGAGGCTCATACACCTTCTCTTCAATGTGTTTTACATTGCAATTACAGTAAGCTGTTGAAACATGTAGGAACACctggaaaaaaacaaaccaCGAACAAACAATAACTAATATaatctcacacacacacacacaaaaaactcCCATATAAATGAGAAATGTCAgtctgaaaaagaaaaactcTAATGACAGTCAaagataaaatgttttcttgaaataaaacttttaggatttttataaatatacagcTTACTCccgatatattgaaattcaggggaccattctttttctttcaatataaccgaaattcaaaataaacgaAATCGGAAATGTTGACAATATCGGAGGCTTCATTTGGCATCTCGATCCCGATTACGAAAGcataaatatgaatttattacattacataatttacaacatttagataattgattgaagatttttattttttaaaaaatatgcgAGTTTTGTTAACTTTTGCTTCTTATTGAGCTGACCaagaatgaatatttcaatttccgATATCTACAAAACTTTCGTCGTCTACTTTAGGTAGCGTCtgtacataattttttttttattattaaatttacacatacaatttCGAGGTTGATTGTACGTCACATTTTCATCCGGAATTTCGTTTTTGGCTCTCGTCGccgatatttacatgtatataatatcgGAAGTAAGTTCTTCCCTGGAAACGATCACCGTGAAAACATTtgacacacatgtacatgtatgtctaacaTCAGAATTTCAgaaccattaaaaaaaaaataaagttcacTAACATAAGCAAGTGACATCATGTTGTCTGTAAAGACATTATCGTTGTCCGCGTCAGATGTTATAGACTTTGTTTGGAGATTTTAATGTGAACCCAGTCTAGCACTGCGATAGCGGTAAGGTGTTTGAAATGACTGGGGTTAagcaaaattgtcatttcagattttgactgcaaATTCTTATATCTATTGCAGTTActaatttatattttgtgtccaataataaagttttctttttttgtaGGGAGGTCAAATTTTACAAATGATCCTGTCTTCAAGCTGTCAATGAGTGATTATACCCCACTGttatttattcctataaaaaCACGCAATGAAAAGTAATCCATGAGAAACCAATTAACTGACACCTACTTGTGTAATTATGAGGCCTCCAACCTGGACGACTACGTTCGCAGGTGACTTCAATATAGTAGtcataaaaacaatacattatcTACTCAGCGGACCgataattgatttcaaaataagtgatatttcaatataagcgATTTCAATTTAACCGATATTTTAATGCAAAGAAAATAAGAGACTGAGACTGGggattttgttttacttcaaaataagggatatttcaaaataagcgacttcaatataagtggagtaagCTGTAGATTAATATGAATTGCAATGTACCtctaaattctttattttcttgcAAAATTGAATCATTCTGTTGACTCCTACTACATTCATCTCAACTGATAAcctatttgaaaaaaattggcagGCAATTAGAATTTCATTATATAACCACATCAGATACAAAACACTCAACATGCTCAAAAAGCACAATCTCAAGAACAAATGGAGCAGTTCCTATGCACATATTAAAAATATCAGTAAGTCGAGTATACTGGACTAGGTTCTTTACTTCTTCAGGAATATCACTGAAGTGGTGAAGAAATTAGTCAAGTCTACTCAATCTGCTCtgtgatatttttgttataCTACAgcttaagaagattttttctatactTATTTCTGGATATATCCTGAATGGGTATACTCCTTATTATATTAATTTCCATTATGCATAGTCAAATTCtcattcattaaatgttttCTCACTTCATTTCTTCATCAAACTTGACAGTGGCAGCAGAATGGAAAACAACAGAGACATTGTtgatcaccatttcttcatctTTCTGACTCACGCCCAGGTTCTCGTGCAAAATGTCCCCGGTCACGGGAATAACCTTCTGATTATAGTCAGGGTCCTGACTCCGAAGCTTCTCAAACACCTTCAAACAGAGATTAAATCGGagaaattttttattcattgtcAGGGAttgaaattacatgtagctCTGTATTCCTAGGCTAGCAAAAACCTTGATGGAGCAAACAggtttttttaaggtcttgatttcaagggccagGGCCTtcccaattgggaaaaatagctaCAATTTGGTCAAGGCTGACTccatttattataaataatcaGAGGCAAAAAAATTATGTtaacttaacaattttgaagcaaaaattgtaacCTGTGagcctgtgaagaagatttttgaacaaaaaagctaccctgctttgatttgttttcattgtttgggaatttaaatgcaaaaattgggaaaaaaacctgctttttagcattgggaacgGGGCCTTatttcgccccccccccccccccccccctacagaccctaaaaaaatccctggCAGAGTACCAGTAAAAACTGATCACACAAATCAGTGTTAAATTACCTCAAGTATATCTTATACATTCTAGAAAGTGAGAAACATTTAGTACAGGAGCTCCCTAGAGATTTCAGGTCTTCTAAAAAGTCATTCAATGGCAGGAATACTACAGGGGAATGCTCAGTCAGTGCTTCATCCACAGACAACGACAAACAACCTTCCTCAGGTTTAAATAAGTCACATTTGAAAGCTGTTTTCTGCTACTTTAACATGTCTAATGAACAATTTTATAGTCGCCAGTTCAAAAATTTGTCCATTCAGGATGAAAATGATGTGGATGAAAATTTTCCATACACAGTGCATCAGAAAGTTTATGTTGTTGAGGGGACTAGTACTAAAATCAAAGTCTGGCTGCCAGCTGGGACAACAGGTAGGCCACCAAAGATACTAATCAGGTCAATGTTCCTGTTATCAACTTTCCCCATCTTTTTACGTAACAATCCTATTCGTCCTTGTCCAATAAGTATATCAGTAATTCAAGGACTTTTATCTCTCTGCACACACATACCGTGATAATTTCTGATTGATGACAGTATTTACATATGCTggtaattgtaattttcatcAGTATTCTAAAGTTGCACATCAAGATATTTCATGCATTGCAATACTGAGTTTTCTCATAATATACTGCCTAGAAGGCTATTAGAaacttgaatattttcatttaacatCAGATGCAAACTTTACCGTGGAGCCAAGAAGTTCTTCCAATCGCTGGCTAACGTCTTTCCCCTTTTTTGGCCTAATCAGAATGTACACATTTTTTATTCCGGGACATGACCTAAGCAGTTTCTCCAGTAGGGCTTTCCCCATAAATCCAGTAGCCCCAGTGATGAAAATGCTCCTGCCATTGTAGAACTCCGACACTGACTGCTTTTCTGCCATTTTCTCTCTAAATTACTGTGAATAGTACATAAATGTATTAAACATTATCAGATATATAGATCTTAATCTAATGGCCACCACGACAAAAAAGGGAATGAGCCAAAAAGTTGTCATGAAAAACTATCGAATACTGCGAATTATGCACGACATTTAATGGATCAATGTCATGAATATGGAAATTACTGGATCAGAAAGAACTTTGGGTGGGTGatgataaaagcagaattttttttagctatTTTGAAGTTTTCAGTAAAAATTTGTTTCATTCCTTGTGATTTTTATAAGGGATGGTATGGTATACATTTGCactattatcattacagacaaaattaccggttcctatGACTTCACAAATATTTTCCCATGTGGCAATACCATCTATTAGTGATGGCATTTTAATATAAAGTTGTtaataattaattcaaattacTTTTCTTCGTATTTCAATGTACTATCTGATTGATTCCCTCCAAcgggttgggaacacttcccctataacAAGATCTTCTCTCTAGAACGTGATTATCCCTCTTAGTCTTTAgcaagaaagtaaacattaccataaacaggggtttttggtgtcttttattaAAATAATGGCAAACTctgtgcaatgctgaataagtatGACGCACACTCAAAATGACGCAaattgtctctataaaattgacGACAGTCAAGAcatttcatatcaaagttgctgcgcaAGAGGAAAGGAGTCTGAAATCAAATGCAGACTGCGAGTGTTTtggttttgattaatatattttgcaagaatatatcgctgtaggggaagtgttcccaaacTGTCCAAGTCACTTGTGTGCTACAGCATGTCACATAATATTTTGCTGTCTGTTTTTCATTGCAATGTCATTATAagtcagtgattttttaaggcccattttgggtccgaatttcggccctttcccctcctaaaaattgtcattttcccCCCAATTTTGCTTGCATTTTCCCCACTAATAAAATTATGTaaggaaaacgtatttgaaaaaaataaacatttgatgtgtaatatatacATAACACTTAACAAAtagttatgggaatgatgatttggatagaatagttgaaaattttagaagatTAAAgtaaattagatgtgtaaaataaaaa contains:
- the LOC125683759 gene encoding fatty acyl-CoA reductase 1-like, with amino-acid sequence MAEKQSVSEFYNGRSIFITGATGFMGKALLEKLLRSCPGIKNVYILIRPKKGKDVSQRLEELLGSTVFEKLRSQDPDYNQKVIPVTGDILHENLGVSQKDEEMVINNVSVVFHSAATVKFDEEMKLSVEMNVVGVNRMIQFCKKIKNLEVFLHVSTAYCNCNVKHIEEKVYEPPLAPHKLLDACEWMDGDVLNTLTPKMIGDRPNTYTYTKAIAEYLLYQNKDQLPLVIFRPTIVGASWQEPVPGWVDNYNGPTGLLAAIGNGLLRIMKGNFYGTSDVIPVDIASNMMITVAWDSVINKSEELKVFHCTTGQINKFTWGQMERMSYEYFMKNPVNTVARIPNPRFTKNYVWHELCVLFDHVLPAYIMDAMMWVSGKRPIFVRIQDKLRKAVGSLDYFTQNEWVFSNKNLFALLEKMSPEDKKIFNFNVKSIHWPTYMESYCLGIKRFVLREELTELSKARHTLKRLQRINFAVNVFLIIAVWRLLINRVAVARTLWNFLLGWAIRIFKRMPKVAKSS